Proteins from a genomic interval of Nostoc sp. TCL240-02:
- a CDS encoding biotin transporter BioY: MFAASNQLLWSMIGLLLTMGGTFLEAYGIAFPWNWSKHGIQTFSLGVTFQIGAVLLVGCLGGKNAGALSQIAYLVMGLTLLPVFADGGGLGYVKLSQFGYLLGFIPGAWICGLVAFKARPRLETLAFSCICGLLTLHLCGISYLIISYIFQWKGTENLPLMQAILRYSWFALPGQLSVVCAVTVIAYILRHLMFY, from the coding sequence ATGTTTGCTGCTTCCAATCAATTACTATGGTCTATGATTGGCTTACTCCTGACAATGGGTGGTACCTTCTTAGAAGCTTATGGCATCGCCTTTCCTTGGAATTGGAGTAAGCACGGAATTCAGACTTTTTCTTTAGGTGTCACTTTTCAAATTGGCGCAGTACTGTTAGTGGGTTGTTTAGGGGGCAAAAATGCCGGTGCGCTCTCGCAAATTGCCTATTTAGTGATGGGGTTAACCTTATTACCTGTATTTGCCGATGGAGGTGGTCTTGGTTATGTTAAGTTGTCTCAATTTGGCTATCTACTAGGCTTTATTCCTGGAGCTTGGATTTGTGGCTTAGTTGCCTTTAAAGCTAGACCTCGACTAGAAACTCTCGCCTTTAGTTGCATCTGTGGCTTGTTAACTCTGCATCTATGCGGTATTAGTTATTTGATTATTAGCTATATTTTTCAGTGGAAAGGCACAGAAAATCTACCTTTGATGCAAGCAATCCTCAGATACTCTTGGTTTGCACTACCAGGGCAATTAAGTGTGGTCTGTGCCGTTACTGTAATAGCATATATATTGCGTCACTTAATGTTTTATTAG
- the lspA gene encoding signal peptidase II, with protein sequence MRLKNRLFWIAAFIAFFLDQITKYWVVQTFSLGQTLPLLTGIFHFTYVTNTGAAFSLLSGKVEWLRWLSLGVSLVLIALALFGPTLNLWDQLGYGLILGGAMGNGIDRFVLGHVVDFLDFRLISFPVFNVADSFISIGIVFLLIASFQKTPTSTGRLD encoded by the coding sequence ATGCGTTTAAAAAACCGCCTTTTCTGGATTGCTGCCTTTATAGCTTTTTTCCTAGACCAAATAACAAAATACTGGGTGGTACAAACCTTCAGTTTGGGGCAAACACTACCACTTTTAACTGGAATATTTCACTTCACCTATGTAACTAACACTGGTGCCGCCTTTAGTCTGTTAAGTGGAAAAGTAGAGTGGTTGCGCTGGCTATCTTTAGGAGTGAGTTTGGTATTGATAGCGTTGGCCTTGTTTGGCCCAACATTAAATTTGTGGGATCAGTTGGGTTATGGCTTAATTTTAGGTGGAGCTATGGGCAACGGTATTGATCGCTTTGTTTTAGGCCATGTCGTTGATTTTCTTGATTTTCGCCTAATTAGCTTTCCTGTATTTAATGTGGCAGATTCTTTTATTAGTATTGGTATTGTTTTTCTGTTAATTGCTTCCTTCCAAAAAACACCAACTTCAACCGGTAGGTTGGATTAA
- the pstS gene encoding phosphate ABC transporter substrate-binding protein PstS produces the protein MPSPFRVTKIHRLTASVSVLALTISLAACGGQQNPDSTATKETPSGTATDTTASSTTKLDLGGNLKLSGAGASFPAPLYDTWFTDLNKKYPNLQVDYASVGSGAGVEQFIKGTVDFGASDVAMKDEEIQKVPADKGVILLPVTAGSIVLAYNLPDVAELKLPRAVYADILLGKITSWDDPQIVKANPGAKLPKEKITVVYRSDGSGTTGVFTKHLSAISPEWKTKVGEGKTVNWPTGVGAKGNEGVTAQIQQTQGSIGYVEYGYAKQNSLKFAALENKGGKFIVPSEESASKTLASVTLPPDLRVFISDPEGADSYPIVTYTWILAYKKYPNAAKAKAVEAAIEYALTEGQKQATTLGYVPLPQNVIAKVAAAADQISPDYKIAVGSGTSASK, from the coding sequence ATGCCATCACCTTTTCGTGTAACAAAAATTCATCGCCTCACAGCTTCAGTTTCAGTGTTAGCACTGACAATCAGCCTAGCTGCATGTGGCGGACAGCAAAACCCAGATAGTACAGCCACCAAGGAGACACCTTCTGGAACTGCTACAGATACTACTGCCTCCAGTACAACCAAATTAGATTTGGGTGGAAATCTCAAGTTAAGCGGGGCTGGCGCGTCTTTCCCAGCACCACTATATGATACATGGTTTACTGATCTAAACAAAAAGTATCCAAATCTGCAAGTTGACTATGCCTCAGTTGGTAGCGGTGCTGGAGTTGAGCAATTTATCAAAGGCACTGTGGACTTTGGTGCCAGCGATGTTGCTATGAAGGATGAAGAAATCCAGAAGGTGCCAGCGGATAAAGGCGTTATTTTACTGCCTGTCACTGCTGGTAGCATCGTGCTAGCTTACAACTTGCCAGATGTCGCAGAACTTAAACTACCACGAGCCGTTTACGCTGATATTCTACTGGGCAAAATAACCTCTTGGGATGATCCCCAAATTGTCAAGGCTAACCCAGGTGCAAAGCTTCCTAAAGAGAAAATCACAGTAGTTTATCGTTCAGATGGTAGCGGAACAACAGGTGTATTTACAAAACACCTCAGCGCTATTAGCCCGGAGTGGAAGACTAAAGTTGGTGAAGGTAAAACTGTCAACTGGCCTACAGGAGTTGGCGCTAAGGGGAATGAGGGTGTTACCGCCCAAATCCAACAAACACAAGGTTCTATTGGTTATGTCGAGTACGGCTATGCCAAACAAAATAGTCTTAAGTTTGCTGCTTTGGAAAACAAAGGTGGTAAGTTTATTGTACCTAGTGAGGAGTCAGCCTCTAAAACTCTGGCATCAGTAACTCTACCGCCCGATCTTCGTGTCTTTATTTCCGATCCAGAAGGAGCTGATTCCTATCCCATCGTCACTTACACCTGGATTTTGGCTTACAAGAAATATCCCAATGCAGCAAAAGCTAAGGCAGTTGAAGCTGCGATCGAATACGCTTTAACTGAGGGACAAAAACAGGCTACGACATTAGGATATGTTCCTCTACCTCAAAATGTCATAGCAAAGGTGGCTGCAGCTGCGGATCAAATTAGTCCAGACTATAAAATCGCTGTTGGTAGTGGTACTAGCGCTAGCAAGTAG